The genomic stretch CTGTGATGGAAGCCTTCAGCTATGCGTCCAAAGCAACCGCCGACTGGTACGCCCGGCAGGGCCTTTTGGCTACTGAGCACCCGCTTTTGGAAGATAATGGCGACGGCATCGGGCATGGTGACGCAACGGAAGGAGATGGAGCGGTCGCCCGACACCTGTACCTGGACTCCGTGACGGCTCATCTTCCGAGCGATGATCCTGAACTCCGTGCGCTCGCCCGTCGCAAAGAGGAGCTGGAACGTGCCATCGAATCGCTCAAGGGGCGCAAAGCCCAGATGACTGCCGAAGAATACGAGCGCGAACTGGAGCGGCTGGCCATCGAGCTGGCCGAAGTCAATCAGGCAATGCGACGGAAGAGAAAGTGATGACTCACGTCCGATTCCCATCATCGGCTGTCGTGCGGATGCTGATTCCGCTGGTCGCCGTGGTCGTGTCGGCCACCGGATGCCTGGCGCAAAACAGGGCGGAGGAGGCTGAAGGGCTGCTCCGCCAGGGGAAATATCAGGAGGCCATCACCCTGTGTCGGTCTCGGCTGGCGGTGAATCGGGCTGACGTGCGGGCGGGTCGGATCCTCATCCGGGCTCTGGACGAGACGGGTCAGTGGCAAGAAGCCGAGCGAGTTGCTCGTGAGCTTCTCGCACACGCGCCCCAGGATCCGACAGTTCATCGCCTGCTCGGGGAAATTTATTTCGCCACGGGCCGGTACGACGAGGCCGATGCCGAATACACTCAAGCGATTCGGCTCTCCGCTGGGGTAGAGCAGATCGCCCCTCGATTGAGCCGGGGAATTCTTTTGCGGGCACGAGGAAGAGACGCGGAAGCGGATGCGGAATTTCGCGCGATCCTCACCGTTGCCCAGAGCGAGGATCTGCGCGCCGCCGACGCGCTTACCACTGTCGCCCGCGCCCTCGTCTTCCTGGAGCGCTATCACGACGCCAATCGGATGTTCGCCGCGGCCATCAAAGCCGATCCTCAGTTCCTCGATGCCTATCTCCATGCCGGAATGCTCTATGTCGAGAAGTACAACTATGCCGAGGCAGCGAGTTTCTTCCGCGATGCGCTGGAAGTGAACCCCTCATCGGCAATGGCCTATCTCGGGCTGGCCCGGAGCAAATTGATTGATGGCAGCCGCGAGCCGATCGCCTTAGCCCGGCGTGCGCTGGAGATCAATCCTTCGCTGGTTCCCGCCTATGATCTGCTGGCCGCTGTCACGCTCGAAGCGGACGATTTCGAGGGAGCACTGGCGGAGGTGGAGCGAGCATTGAAGATCAATCCGCAATCCACGTCATCGCGGGCGATTCGCGCGGCGGCCTTCTACCTGCTCCACCGACAGCGCGAGTTCGATGAGGAGGTCGCCCGCATCCTGGCCATCAATCCGCGCTGCGGTGAGCTGTATTTGACGCTTGCTCAGTTCGCCACCAATGAGCGAAGGTATCAGGAGGCTGTTGAGTTCAGCCGGAGGGCGGTTGCGCTCTCCCCGCGGTTGTGGCCCGCCTGGGCGCTGCTCGGAATCAATCTTCTCCGCATCGGTCAGGATGCCGAGGCCCGCGATGTCCTGGAACGCGCCTTCGCTGGTGACCCGTTCAACGTCTGGGTGAAGAACACGCTTGATCTGCTCGATTCCATGCGAACCTATCGGGAGTCGGTGACCGAGCATTTCATCATCCGGACGGCGGCATCGGAACATGACGTGCTCGTGCCCTACCTGTCGGCCCTGCTCGAAGACGCCTACCGCAGGTTGGCCGAGAAATACCGGTTTCGCCCCCAGGGACCGATCATCGTCGAGCTGTTCCCCAATCATGAGGATTTCGCCGTGAAGACCGTGGGATTGCCGGGATTGGGTGCGCTGGGAGCGTGTTTCGGCCGCGTCATCGTCATGGACTCGCCGTCGGCGCGACCGCCCGGGACGTTCAACTGGGGAAGCACCGCCTGGCACGAATTTGTTCACGTCATCTCCCTTCAGGCCACCGATCATAAAATTCCCCGCTGGTTTTCCGAGGGCCTGTCGGTGTATGAGGAACGACAGGCGCGACCCGGTTGGGGCGATGATTGGAATCTCGCCCTCGTGCGAGCGTTGGTTGAGGGGAAGTTCCTTCCGCTGGAGAAGCTCGACGCGGGATTCATCCGACCGGAATCACCGGATCAAATTCCTCGTGCGTACTTTCAGGCTTCGCTCATCGTTCAGTTCATCGTCGAGCGATTTGGTTTCGACAGGATTCTGAGGATGCTCGAGCTTTACCGCAACAACCACACCACCGCCGACGTTTTCAAGATAGCTCTCGGACTGACGCCGGATGCCTTCGATCGGCTGTTTCAGGAGTCTTTGCGGGAACAAATGGATCGGTTCATTCGGGCGCTGGACTTTCGCTTGATGAATCAGGGCCCGACAGATGAGGCCGAGCTTCGTTCTCTGCTCGGCCGGGAACCGGCGAATTATTTTGCTCGGCTGCGCCTGGGAACGTTGCTGCGCCAGCGAGGGCAAATCGAGGAAGCCATTCTTCATCTGACCGAAGCGCTTCGGCTCTTCCCTTATCACACCGGACCGGAGAGCCCCTACTGGCAACTGGCGGAAATCTATCGCGGGCGAGGCGACGGTCGGTCAGCTCTGCGCGTGCTCCGGCAACTTGTTGACCTGGATGAAGACGATTACGCTGCCCATAAACTGATCGTGACGCTTGGGCTTGAGACCGGACTGCGAGAGGGCATGGGACAGATTCTCGAACGCGCGGTCTTCATTGATCCTTTCGATCAGGGGTTGCATCAGGTGGCGGGCAATTTTTACCTCGACGAGCGCGACACGGCGGCGGCCATTCGAGAGTTTCAGGTTCTGATCAGTCTCAAGCCGGGCGATCTAGCTGAAGCGCACTTCAATCTCGCCCGTGCCTACGCCGCCGGCGGCGATGTCACGCGGGCCAAGCGAGAAGTTCTGCGCGCCCTGGAGATTGCTCCTGCCTTCGAGAAGGCACAACAGTTGCTGCTCTCGCTCGTGGGGAAGTAAAATGAAGGCGATGCGCGTCCGACAGTGGAGAAGATGGATTCCGGGAGTCATCCTCGGCACCTGGGCACTCGTCCTGTTGCTCCCGCTGCCACCGAGCGCGGCTCAGCCGGGGATTGATCTGGACCGTTATTCCAATCGTTTCACCTTCGCCCGCATCCGCTACGGCGGGCGCTTCTCCGAGCGATCGTTTGGCTTCGGAATGCCTCCCTGGGCTCATGATTATCCCCGCGGGGGGCGACACATGATGAAAATCCTCAGCGAGATCAGCGCCGTTCGTCCCAATCCCGATGAGGTGATCCTGACCTTCGATGATCCCCGACTGTTCAGATATCCCTTCGCCTACCTCTGCGAAGTTGGCTTCATGAACCTGAGCGAGCGCGAGATCGAAGGAATGCGCCAGTACCTACTGCGCGGAGGCTTCCTCCTGGTGGATGATTTTCGCGGCGAGGGCGCGCTGGAGAATTTTCGCTGGTATGTCCGTCGGGCGTTCCCTGATCTCGAACTGGAAGAGCTGACGATCACTCATCCGATCTTCAACTGCTTCTTCAGCCTGAAGACGCTCGACGTTCAAGCCCCTTATGGAGAGGGTAAGCCCGTCTTTTACGGTCTGTCGGATAAGACCGGGCGATTGATGATGATCGTCAACTACAATAACGATCTGAGCGAATACTGGGAATGGTCGGACGATCCGTTTGCGCCCATCGAGCAGACCAATGAAGCCTACAAGTTTGGCGTCAACTACATCATCTATGCCCTGACGCATTGAGGGCCACGGATCGCCGAACTGTTTTGGAGGACATCGTCCTTTTAATCCTGGAGAGTAAGCATGGTTGCAGATGCCACACGAGACGTCACGCGCGACGAAGAGTTGCTGGAGCGGCTGGCGACGGCGCGACATCATATCCTCAAGGAGATTCGCAAAGTCATCGTCGGTCAGGATGAGGTCATCGAACAGGTTCTTATCTCCCTTTTCGTCGGCGGTCATTCGATCATCACCGGCGTGCCGGGATTGGCCAAGACGCTGCTCATCAAGACCATCGCCAATGCGCTCGATTTGAAGTTCAAGCGCATTCAGTTCACGCCCGATCTGATGCCGAGCGACATCACCGGCACGGATGTCATCGAGGAAGATCGGGCGACGGGCAAACGGCGGTTTGAATTCATACGCGGCCCGATCTTCGCCAACATCATCCTGGCCGATGAGATCAACCGGACGCCGCCCAAGACGCAGGCCGCTTTGCTGGAGGCGATGGAAGAAGGGTCGGTCACCGTGCAGGGGGTGACCTACGAGCTGCCCAAACCCTTCTTCGTCCTGGCGACCCAGAATCCGATCGAGCTGGAGGGGACCTATCCCCTGCCGGAGGCGCAACTCGACCGTTTCATGTTCAATATCAAGATCGGATACATCTCCGAGGACGAAGAGGTGGAGGTGGTTCGCACGACGACGGCTCCGCAGAACATCCAGTTCGACCGGCAAATCACCGGCCGCGAGATTCTGGAGTTTCACCAGCTCATCAGGAAAGTCCCGGCGGCGGAATCGGTGACGCGCTATGCCGTTCGACTGGTGGCGGCCAGCCGACCCGAGAACGGATCTCTCGATTTCGTCAAACGCTGGGTGAGCTGGGGCGCCAGCCTGCGCGCCTCGCAATATCTCATTCTCGGGGGCAAGGCCCGCGCCCTGATGAGCGGGCGTTATAACGTGTCCTGTGACGACGTGCGGAGCCTCGCCTACCCGGTGCTGCGGCATCGGATCCTCGTCAACTTTCACGCCGAATCCGAGGGCATCGGCTCGGAAGAGATCATCCGGCGGCTGATCGAAGCCGTTCCGGAGCCCCGTTCGGGACTGTCATGAACCGACAATCGGCAGAACCCCTCATCCGCTCGCGGTTTCTCTCGCCGGAGATTCTCGCGCGCATTGCCTCGCTGGAGCTGGTGGCGAGAACGGTGGTGGAGGGTTTCCTCTCAGGACTCCATCAGTCTCCCTATATCGGATTCAGCGTGGATTTCGTCGAGTATCGTCCCTATGTCCCCGGAGATGACATTCGTTATGTTGACTGGAAGGTGCTGGCGCGAACGGATCGCTATTACATCAAGAAATTTGAAGGTGACACCAACACGCGCATCCATCTGCTGGTGGATGTGAGCGGCTCGATGGGCTATCGTTCGGGGCCGGTCACTAAGCTCGAGTACGCGCTTTATCTGGCGGCGGCGCTGGCCTACCTGGCGCACCGGCAGCAGGATGCCGTGGGGCTCGTCGCCTTTGATCGTGACATCCGAAGCTATCTTCCGCCGCGGCTTCGACCGGGTCATCTTCGTCTGCTGCTCACCACTCTGGAGCATCTTCGACCGAGCGGACCCTCGGCCATCGCCGATATGCTCGTGCGGATCGCCGAGCTGATTCAAAAGCGCGGCTTCATCGTGGTCATCTCCGACCTCTATGAAGATGCTCCCCGATTAACCGATGCCCTCCGGAGACTGCGCTGTCGCGGTCATGACCTGATCGTTTTCCACGTCCTGGACGCGCGAGAACTCTCCTTTGATTTTTCTCAGCCGGGTAACTTCGTGGATATGGAAACCGGGGCGGAGCTTCAAGTCTCGCCCGAAGACCTGCGGGCGGCTTACGAGCGGGCCGTGCATGAGCACATCACCTCGTTGCGACATGCCTGTGAAGGTCATCGCATTGATTACCAGGTGGTCTCGACCTCGCAACCGCTCGATTACGCGCTCTTTGAGTATCTGTCGCGCCGGTCCCATCTGCGGTGACGGCGAAGACATAATGTGAGAGAGGGGCGATGATTTCCTTCCTCAATCCGCTGTTTTTCCTGGGGGCGCTGGCGCTTTCGATTCCCATCCTCGTTCATCTCGCTCGCCGGGAGCGGGCCGAGAAGATCCCGTTCCCCTCGCTGATGTTCCTCCAGCGGCTTCCTCAGCGGGTTCACAAACGGCGACGGCTCCAGCATCTGCTGCTTTTCATTATTCGGTCGGTTGCTGTCGCGCTGCTGTTCTTGGCCTTCGCCCGACCTTTCTTGAGTGGAGCATCCACCGACGCAACCGAATCGTCCACAACCGCCGTGATTGTGCTCGATACGTCCTGCAGCATGAGATACGGCGATCGGTTCGCGACGGCGCTCGCCCGCGCGCGCGAGCTGGTGGCGTCGGCATCCGAGAGGAAGAAGCTCGGACTCGTCACCTTCTCGACAAGCGCTGATGTTTTGTCTCAGCCGACGAGCGACCGAGCAGCGCTTGCCGCCATTCTCGACCGGGTTCGTCCAACGCATCGAGCGACGAGCCTTCTGGCAGGACTGCGGACGGCAGCGCAAGTTCTGGCTCCCTCCGACAGTCGGGAAAAGGTGATTTACCTCATCTCCGATTTCCAGAAATCAGGCTTGCCGCCTGAGAGCGAACCTTTCTCGCTTCCTTCGGGCGTCAAACTCATCCCGGTTGATGTAGCCGCTGACGAAGGCGACAATGTCGCCGTCAGCGAGATTGCCGCCCAGCCGCTCAGTTATACGCCGCGCTATGAGGGGAAGCTCATCGCCCGGCTGAGCAATTATGGCCGATCCGGGCGGTCGGTGACCGTGTCGCTCCGGGTGAACGACCGTGTGGCCGAGGAGCGAAAGGTACAACTGGCGGCAGGAGCCACCCGCGCCATCGAATTCACTGGATTCTTCCTCGGTTCGGGTCCGAATCGCGTGAGTGTTGCCACGGAGAGAGACGGGCTCAGCGAGGATGATGAATTTTACGTGGCCATCTGGCGGCGCGATCCAACGCGCGTGCTCATTGTGCAAGAGCCGCAACGGAGCAGCCGACGCGGCAGCTTCTACTTCGAGCAGGCGCTGCTGGCCGGCGAGAACGCGCCGTTTCAGCCAGCGTCCCAGGACCCGCGAACCGTGGCCGTCGAAGAAATCCGCCGGGCGGGGCTCATCGTCCTCCATCAGGTGGAGCATTTCAGCCCGGGCCTCCTCGCATCGTTGAAAGGATTCATCGAAACGGGCGGCGGAATGATCATCGCTCTGGGAAGTGAGGCGGGGCAACCCGACGTTCAGGCTGCGCTGGCGGAACTCGCTCCTGTGTCGGTGGCGGGAGTCGAAATGCCTCAGGGAAGTTCCTATCGGGTCCTCTCGGAAGTCGAAACGACGCATCCGATCTTTCGCATTTTCCAGGGAGTCAAAAGCGCTAATTTTTCCCTGGCTCGGTTCTACGGCTTTGTCAGGTTGGCGCCGAAAGAAGGGGCGACGGTCCTGGCCCGTCTTGATGACGGCAGTCCGGCTGTGATCGAGGCTCGCCGGGGGAAGGGAAGGATCCTCATTCTGGCTGTTCCCCTCGATGCAAGCTGGAGCAATCTTCCGCTGACTCCCGTCTATGTTCCTTTCGTTCGCCAGATGGTCGCTGCCCTGAAACCGGAATCCCATCGAGCTTTTTATCGCGTGGGGGATATGATCCCGCTCGAGGGTGCGTCGGAGGTCAATCCCGTCCCCGTCAAGGCCCCATCGGGCGAGCGTGTCAGCCGTGAGACGGGATTGAGCGAGGATTTCCGTTCATTCGTCGCCAGCGAAAATGGCTTTTACACCATCGGGCGTCCTGGAGCGCTCGATTACGTGGCTGTGAATCTGGACGCGAACGAGTCGAATCTGACGAAGGCGGACGTAGGGCAGTTCATTGCCCGCGTTGCGGGACAAAACGGCGATGCGGTGTCCTCACCCGCCCTGGTCAGTGGAGAGTCGGAACGAGAGCGGGCGGAACGGCAAAAGCTGTGGCGAACGCTGCTCTTTTTGGCGCTCGCGCTGCTGGTATCGGAAGCCGTTCTCGCCAATCAGGCATCCCGTCGTCGGACGGGGCCAGCGTGAGAATCCCGATCTGGGCAAGGAGGGTCGTTATGGGTGCTTCGGGAGAACTGCTTCATCATCTAATCCGTCAGGTGCGACGGCGATGGCTTCTCGCGCGCGGACTGACGGTCGCCGCCGTGGGTCTGGCGGCACTCGCTGTCCTCATCGTCGTATCGGTGCTCGTGGCGGTCCGCTTTCAATTCCAGCCCATCGTGGTGATGGTGGCTCGTGCCATTGCCGTCACAGGAGTCTTCCTGACCGGTGGAGCCATCCTCTGGTGGTGCGTCCGCCGTGCTCCGACGGAGCAGCGAATTGCACGGTTCATTGAGGAGAAAAGCGGAGGGTTGAACGATCGCCTCGTCACCGCCATCGAGGTGATCGGCGGACGAGCTGTTCCGGTACCGTCACCGGTCATTGGGGAAAGACTCGTCGCCGATGCCGCGCGCGCCTGCACCGATATTCGACCGGATGTCGTGGTGCCCCGTCGGGCGCTCGCTCTGCGCGGCCTGGTCGCCGTGCTTCCCCCGCTCGTTCTGGCGCTGGTGCTCGGTCTCAGTGAGTGGCCGCTTCGTTCGGGAGCGATCAAACTCTATGCGCCCTGGCTCGACAGAGTGATGCCATCGCTCTCCATCCTCGTTCAACCCGGAGATGTCACGGTTCCTCGAGGGCTCGACCAGATGATCACCGCGTCGCTTCAGGGATTTGATGCGGAGACGGCCACGGTCTTTTTCAAACCCGCCAGCCAGACGAGCTGGCGCGAGGCAGCCATGGAACGAACTCCCGATGGCCATTTCCGCTTTCTTTTCTTCAACCTTCAGGAGACGGTCCAGTACTACGTCTCGGCCCGTTCGATTCGGTCGGCGTCGTTCACTATTCACGTTCGTGATCTTCCCCTGGTCAGTCGCCTGACGCTCGTCTACACCTATCCGGGATATACGCGGTTACCCTCAAAGACGGTGGAGGATGGAGGAGACATCGTCGGGCTCCGGGGCACTGTCGTGACCGTGATCGCCCACCTCACCGGATCGGCTCAAAGCGCCCGAATCCGTCTCGGTGACGGTCAAGTGATCCCGATGACGCCGTCGGGGACCGATCGCTTCAGCGGGCAGATCACGATCCAGAAGAACTCGTCCTATCGCATCGAGCTGACGCCGACGACGGGTGAGAGCTATCCGGGATCGAGCGAATACTCGATTACGGCGCTAGAAGATGATCCTCCCCTGGTCGTGCTGGAAAAGCCGGGACGGGATCTGAAGGTGACCAACCTCCAGGAAGTTTTCACCGAAGCGCGGGCCGAAGATGATACGGGAATCGGCAAGCTGGAACTGTACTACTCGGTCAACGGAGGGCCGGAGCAGCGGGTGACACTTTATCAGGCGGCGGGCGAGGCTCCCCGAACGATCACCGGATCGCACACCTTCTTCCTCGAAGAGTTTCAGCTTCAGCCCGGCGATGTGATCTCCTACTATGCCCGTGCCGAAGACAACAATCGGGCGACGGGGCCGGGTGTGGCGACGACGGACATCTATTTCCTTGAGGTGCGACCGTTTGACCGTCGCTTTCGTCAAGCCCAGCAAATGCCCGGAATGCAGGGCGGCGAGCAGGACGCCGGGGCTTTCAGCCAGCGGCAGAAAGAAATCATCGCAGCCACCTGGCGCGTCGTGCGGGAGAAGGATCGCTGGAGCCCGGCGGAGTTCGCCGAGAACATGAACGCCATTGAACTGGCTCAGACGAAACTCCGCAGTGACGTACAGACGCTTATTGAACGGATTCGGCGCCGACTGGGCGATGCTCTCGATGAGCAGCCGGATTTCAAGACGCTGGTGGAAAATCTCGAGGCCGCAACCG from Blastocatellia bacterium encodes the following:
- a CDS encoding tetratricopeptide repeat protein is translated as MTHVRFPSSAVVRMLIPLVAVVVSATGCLAQNRAEEAEGLLRQGKYQEAITLCRSRLAVNRADVRAGRILIRALDETGQWQEAERVARELLAHAPQDPTVHRLLGEIYFATGRYDEADAEYTQAIRLSAGVEQIAPRLSRGILLRARGRDAEADAEFRAILTVAQSEDLRAADALTTVARALVFLERYHDANRMFAAAIKADPQFLDAYLHAGMLYVEKYNYAEAASFFRDALEVNPSSAMAYLGLARSKLIDGSREPIALARRALEINPSLVPAYDLLAAVTLEADDFEGALAEVERALKINPQSTSSRAIRAAAFYLLHRQREFDEEVARILAINPRCGELYLTLAQFATNERRYQEAVEFSRRAVALSPRLWPAWALLGINLLRIGQDAEARDVLERAFAGDPFNVWVKNTLDLLDSMRTYRESVTEHFIIRTAASEHDVLVPYLSALLEDAYRRLAEKYRFRPQGPIIVELFPNHEDFAVKTVGLPGLGALGACFGRVIVMDSPSARPPGTFNWGSTAWHEFVHVISLQATDHKIPRWFSEGLSVYEERQARPGWGDDWNLALVRALVEGKFLPLEKLDAGFIRPESPDQIPRAYFQASLIVQFIVERFGFDRILRMLELYRNNHTTADVFKIALGLTPDAFDRLFQESLREQMDRFIRALDFRLMNQGPTDEAELRSLLGREPANYFARLRLGTLLRQRGQIEEAILHLTEALRLFPYHTGPESPYWQLAEIYRGRGDGRSALRVLRQLVDLDEDDYAAHKLIVTLGLETGLREGMGQILERAVFIDPFDQGLHQVAGNFYLDERDTAAAIREFQVLISLKPGDLAEAHFNLARAYAAGGDVTRAKREVLRALEIAPAFEKAQQLLLSLVGK
- a CDS encoding BatA domain-containing protein, with amino-acid sequence MISFLNPLFFLGALALSIPILVHLARRERAEKIPFPSLMFLQRLPQRVHKRRRLQHLLLFIIRSVAVALLFLAFARPFLSGASTDATESSTTAVIVLDTSCSMRYGDRFATALARARELVASASERKKLGLVTFSTSADVLSQPTSDRAALAAILDRVRPTHRATSLLAGLRTAAQVLAPSDSREKVIYLISDFQKSGLPPESEPFSLPSGVKLIPVDVAADEGDNVAVSEIAAQPLSYTPRYEGKLIARLSNYGRSGRSVTVSLRVNDRVAEERKVQLAAGATRAIEFTGFFLGSGPNRVSVATERDGLSEDDEFYVAIWRRDPTRVLIVQEPQRSSRRGSFYFEQALLAGENAPFQPASQDPRTVAVEEIRRAGLIVLHQVEHFSPGLLASLKGFIETGGGMIIALGSEAGQPDVQAALAELAPVSVAGVEMPQGSSYRVLSEVETTHPIFRIFQGVKSANFSLARFYGFVRLAPKEGATVLARLDDGSPAVIEARRGKGRILILAVPLDASWSNLPLTPVYVPFVRQMVAALKPESHRAFYRVGDMIPLEGASEVNPVPVKAPSGERVSRETGLSEDFRSFVASENGFYTIGRPGALDYVAVNLDANESNLTKADVGQFIARVAGQNGDAVSSPALVSGESERERAERQKLWRTLLFLALALLVSEAVLANQASRRRTGPA
- a CDS encoding DUF4159 domain-containing protein, giving the protein MKAMRVRQWRRWIPGVILGTWALVLLLPLPPSAAQPGIDLDRYSNRFTFARIRYGGRFSERSFGFGMPPWAHDYPRGGRHMMKILSEISAVRPNPDEVILTFDDPRLFRYPFAYLCEVGFMNLSEREIEGMRQYLLRGGFLLVDDFRGEGALENFRWYVRRAFPDLELEELTITHPIFNCFFSLKTLDVQAPYGEGKPVFYGLSDKTGRLMMIVNYNNDLSEYWEWSDDPFAPIEQTNEAYKFGVNYIIYALTH
- a CDS encoding AAA family ATPase, whose product is MVADATRDVTRDEELLERLATARHHILKEIRKVIVGQDEVIEQVLISLFVGGHSIITGVPGLAKTLLIKTIANALDLKFKRIQFTPDLMPSDITGTDVIEEDRATGKRRFEFIRGPIFANIILADEINRTPPKTQAALLEAMEEGSVTVQGVTYELPKPFFVLATQNPIELEGTYPLPEAQLDRFMFNIKIGYISEDEEVEVVRTTTAPQNIQFDRQITGREILEFHQLIRKVPAAESVTRYAVRLVAASRPENGSLDFVKRWVSWGASLRASQYLILGGKARALMSGRYNVSCDDVRSLAYPVLRHRILVNFHAESEGIGSEEIIRRLIEAVPEPRSGLS
- a CDS encoding DUF58 domain-containing protein — its product is MNRQSAEPLIRSRFLSPEILARIASLELVARTVVEGFLSGLHQSPYIGFSVDFVEYRPYVPGDDIRYVDWKVLARTDRYYIKKFEGDTNTRIHLLVDVSGSMGYRSGPVTKLEYALYLAAALAYLAHRQQDAVGLVAFDRDIRSYLPPRLRPGHLRLLLTTLEHLRPSGPSAIADMLVRIAELIQKRGFIVVISDLYEDAPRLTDALRRLRCRGHDLIVFHVLDARELSFDFSQPGNFVDMETGAELQVSPEDLRAAYERAVHEHITSLRHACEGHRIDYQVVSTSQPLDYALFEYLSRRSHLR